The genomic window AATACCCTCTGCGACATTGCTCTATTCCTCTTTCACCATAAAAACCCTGTCTTTGTGCCCTTTCACTCACTTCCGAATGTCGGGTTGCGGAATCGCTGGTCCGGGCGCCTGTCGATGGCAATACCCCGCGCTTTCTGATATGCTGATGCCAAAAAAAGGGCGGCAGCGCCGCCACGTCAACGTTGACATGCGCGTGCCTTTATCCGTGGAGGAAACGGTGAAATCTTTCCTGAGCTGGTTCGAACATGCTGTCGTCTTTGCGCTGCTGGCAATGATGGTGTTCGTCGTCTTCCTGACGACGATCGAGTTGGGCGTCGTCCTCGTTCAAGAAATGATCAGGCCGCCCTTTCTGCTGCTTAATATCGAAGAAATGCTCACCGTGTTCGGCTTTTTCCTGATGGTGCTGATTGGCGTCGAGCTTATGGAAACCATCAAGATATATCTCGACCGGAGAACGGTCCACGTAGATGTAATCATTATGGTCGCAGTCATCGCCATGGCGCGAAAAGTCATCATCCTGGACCTGAAGGAAATGGACGCCGGCTCGTTGTTCGGCGTCGCGGCGATCATCCTTGCACTGGCGCTTGGCTTCTATGCCATACGAAAGGTGCCGCCGAGGCAAGATGAGTAGGAATATCCGCTTGTCTCACTTCATCCTCATATTCGCCAAAGACAATTAACCGCCGCCGGCACTGAAGAAAACACAAACAACACCGTCGCAAACCTATGCCGTCCTGCGATAAGACAAGCCGCGGCGACACCTGCCATTACTTCGCAACCCACAGCTTATGCGATAAGGATGCCGTAAGGTTTTCGTGTCCGTTTTCGGTAATGAGAATGATGTCTTCCGGCATTCCGCCGAAGTATTCCCGGTTCGGATCGAAGGCGCCTATCTCGATGGCTACTACCATTCCCGGCTGGAGCGGCGTTTCCTCAGCCGCCGTCACCCACGGCGGCTCGTGATTCGAGAGGCCTTCCTGATGTCCGATGAATGAGATGATGTGCGGGTGCTCATAATCCCGCTTTTTGAGCGCATCGAGTGATTTCTGGAATAAGTCGCACATGCGGACTCCCGGCTTCATCATGGCGACGGTTTCCAGATGCGCTTCTGTCGCGATATCATGGTAACGCACCATGTCCAGGGGCGGCTCGCCCACATAGAAGGTTCTCTGAAAATCAAGCTGATAGCCTTTGTATGTCGGCCCGCAGTCGCACAGTCCTTGATCGCCCTCCTGAATGATCCGGTCGACGGGCCCCGTTATCCAGCGGTCAACCCCCATTACCTCGTCCTTGTTGCTCGAGAAACACAGCCACGTCCCGTGGTACGGGGCTTCTATCATGTCCAGCTCGACGGCTTTCCTCCAGAAGGCGCGATGGACATCAAGCTCGTTCACGCCGGGCCTGATGGTCTCGTATGCGCCGCGCACGCACTCGCAGGCGCGGCGCGAGCCCTCGCGTATCAGGGCCTGCTCGAACGGCGTCTTTATCATGCGCTGATCCCAGATGGCCTTGTCGGCGCTGACTATTCGAGCCTGGTTCAGCCTCTGTTTGATCATCTCATACTCATCAAAGGAGAGATACGTCTCGATGTCGGGCCCGGTCTCGATGCCAAGGGTCTTATTTGCCAGCCCCAGCTCTTCGATCGTGCCGAAGAAAAGTTCATAGAATGAGTTCGGAAACATTTGGACCATGAAGTGGTCCGACTCGCTCCACACGCGGACGTCTTCGACGTAGGACATCGTGGCGATACACCACTGGAATGCGGCGTGGACCACCGCAATGGGATCACGCTCGCGGCACACGATCAGACAACTGCGCCATACGTCGTTGTGCATCTGCGCCGCGTCCCGGAAGCCGGCGTAATACCACCAGTTCGTCGGCGAGAACAGCAGCATGGCGTCCAGGTCATGCTTTTCGAGGC from Candidatus Abyssobacteria bacterium SURF_5 includes these protein-coding regions:
- a CDS encoding phosphate-starvation-inducible E-like protein; amino-acid sequence: MRVPLSVEETVKSFLSWFEHAVVFALLAMMVFVVFLTTIELGVVLVQEMIRPPFLLLNIEEMLTVFGFFLMVLIGVELMETIKIYLDRRTVHVDVIIMVAVIAMARKVIILDLKEMDAGSLFGVAAIILALALGFYAIRKVPPRQDE
- a CDS encoding aminopeptidase P family protein, whose product is MKAGVKWPTFAYEEYCGRIERAKQCLEKHDLDAMLLFSPTNWWYYAGFRDAAQMHNDVWRSCLIVCRERDPIAVVHAAFQWCIATMSYVEDVRVWSESDHFMVQMFPNSFYELFFGTIEELGLANKTLGIETGPDIETYLSFDEYEMIKQRLNQARIVSADKAIWDQRMIKTPFEQALIREGSRRACECVRGAYETIRPGVNELDVHRAFWRKAVELDMIEAPYHGTWLCFSSNKDEVMGVDRWITGPVDRIIQEGDQGLCDCGPTYKGYQLDFQRTFYVGEPPLDMVRYHDIATEAHLETVAMMKPGVRMCDLFQKSLDALKKRDYEHPHIISFIGHQEGLSNHEPPWVTAAEETPLQPGMVVAIEIGAFDPNREYFGGMPEDIILITENGHENLTASLSHKLWVAK